A window of Malania oleifera isolate guangnan ecotype guangnan chromosome 5, ASM2987363v1, whole genome shotgun sequence contains these coding sequences:
- the LOC131156176 gene encoding TOM1-like protein 2: MDKLKLASLGERLKNQGAQMGRMMSTKMKDLLQTPTPESKMVDEATSEALREPNWGMNMRICAMINGEEFSGAEVLRALKKKMSGKNAAVQRLSLELLEACAMNCEKVFSEVASEKVLEEMVKMIDNPQADSGNRRRAWELIRAWGESEDLAYLPVFRQTYMMLKERGSPVPVEDGNSPVMQHSLESFVHQQPMSSHIPIPGRDSHGEDHLNFPYNYAIPSVEEKKEFLVITRNSLELLSSMLNSGTEEEKLMKDDLTVSMLEKCKQSLPVIQRIIESMGDDEGLLFEALNLHDELQQVISRCEELQTSAKVEEKTCETSSSPFANSPVQVGAPSEARVAELPKGRSTESSSDDRNVI, translated from the exons ATGGACAAATTGAAGCTGGCTTCATTGGGCGAGCGCTTGAAGAATCAGGGCGCTCAAATGGGTCGAATGATGAGCACGAAGATGAAGGATCTGCTGCAAACCCCGACGCCTGAATCGAAGATGGTAGACGAGGCGACGTCGGAGGCCTTGCGGGAGCCCAACTGGGGGATGAACATGCGGATTTGCGCCATGATTAACGGTGAGGAGTTCAGCGGCGCCGAGGTCCTTCGCGCACTCAAGAAGAAGATGTCCGGTAAGAACGCGGCCGTGCAGCGCCTCAGCCTGGAGCTGCTGGAGGCCTGTGCCATGAACTGCGAGAAGGTTTTCTCGGAGGTGGCTTCGGAGAAGGTTTTGGAGGAGATGGTGAAGATGATTGACAATCCACAGGCTGATAGCGGGAATAGGAGAAGGGCTTGGGAGTTGATCAGGGCTTGGGGTGAGTCCGAGGACCTCGCGTATTTGCCCGTGTTTCGCCAAACTTATATG ATGCTGAAGGAAAGAGGTTCACCTGTACCAGTAGAGGATGGGAATTCACCTGTCATGCAACATTCCTTGgagtcctttgttcatcaacagcCAATGTCTTCTCATATCCCAATTCCTGGCAGGGATTCACATGGTGAAGATCATTTGAATTTTCCCTATAATTATGCCATCCCATCtgttgaagaaaagaaagagttTCTTGTAATAACTAGGAACAGCCTTGAACTGCTATCAAGCATGCTGAACTCCGGAACAGAAGAAGAGAAACTAATGAAG GATGATCTGACAGTGAGCATGTTAGAGAAGTGCAAACAGTCTCTTCCTGTCATCCAGAGGATCATAGAGAGCATGGGTGATGATGAGGGATTATTATTTGAGGCTCTAAATCTTCATGATGAGCTTCAGCAAGTAATTTCCAGATGTGAGGAATTGCAAACTTCTGCAAAAGTTGAAGAAAAGACATGTGAAACCTCTAGTAGTCCCTTTGCCAATTCACCAGTGCAAGTTGGGGCTCCTAGTGAAGCCAGAGTAGCTGAATTGCCGAAAGGGCGCAGTACTGAATCCAGCAGTGATGATAGAAATGTTATTTGA
- the LOC131156177 gene encoding uncharacterized protein LOC131156177 — translation MSLNAPACLTTVVALSVSTRSCPKSAKITVHLLALVLLICAIIPAFSIQGVESLSTLLLGRAQGEQVSIEGEAPIHHHDRDFYGGKWDSRSEHFDDCLQKLNDASDSFNM, via the exons ATGTCCCTCAATGCACCTGCATGTCTCACCACAGTGGTTGCCCTCTCTGTATCTACCAG GTCCTGTCCTAAATCTGCTAAGATCACTGTTCACCTCCTTGCTCTTGTGCTACTTATCTGTGCAATCATCCCTGCCTTCTCCATCCAG GGTGTAGAGAGCCTGTCGACTCTGCTGTTGGGGAGGGCCCAGGGCGAGCAGGTGAGTATAGAGGGCGAAGCACCAATTCATCATCATGACAGGGATTTTTATGGCGGAAAATGGGATAGCAGATCTGAACATTTTGATGATTGCCTCCAGAAGCTCAACGATGCCTCTGATTCTTTCAACATGTAG